A stretch of Kaistella flava (ex Peng et al. 2021) DNA encodes these proteins:
- a CDS encoding DUF423 domain-containing protein, giving the protein MKNTTLIIGAIYGLVSVILGAFGAHALKKVLSIDKLASFETGVKYQMYSALFLLIVGYILKFETPSEKWISILMIAGTFLFSVSIYLLAFSEVASIPSKAIGPITPLGGLLMIISWAMLIFYFVKAKF; this is encoded by the coding sequence ATGAAAAATACGACATTAATAATCGGAGCCATTTACGGATTGGTTTCTGTTATTTTAGGAGCGTTCGGCGCACATGCTTTAAAGAAGGTTTTATCAATTGATAAACTTGCAAGTTTTGAAACTGGTGTGAAATATCAAATGTATTCCGCACTTTTTTTATTGATCGTGGGCTATATTTTAAAATTTGAAACGCCTTCAGAAAAATGGATTTCAATTTTAATGATTGCCGGAACTTTTCTATTTTCTGTCAGTATTTATTTATTGGCTTTTAGTGAAGTGGCTTCGATTCCTTCAAAAGCGATTGGGCCAATTACGCCGCTTGGAGGATTGTTAATGATTATTTCCTGGGCGATGCTAATTTTCTATTTTGTCAAAGCGAAGTTTTAG